A genomic window from Fusarium oxysporum Fo47 chromosome X, complete sequence includes:
- a CDS encoding chaperonin 10-like protein, whose product MDTKFIAAYEPQGTTPDFRLVNGSVRAIHPSELLIRVVATGICHTDLIFATWPADQIPYPKVLGHEGAGVVVEAGPGVTKARPGDFVLLSFHNCKDCYDCKEGHPSFCSKFVEVNYGGEDATYTAEGTNLRGNFFGQSSFAELAVVKETSVVNVTNIIKTEEELKLFAPLGCGFQTGAATVENVARANEKDRVAVLGLGGVGLVSIMTAKMLACRTIIGIDRVPERLELAKALGATHVINTADENIDIKDEIQRVTDGKGSSITIDTTGNMGLIKAGLEFTANRGQLIFVGVPPLDAMMDLHLVTFMQTGKVIRGTIEGDAVPAEYLPRMVQWYREGKLPINKLISFYKLSWIDYNFLKLQLRLHLGMQLRVLTDQVSGGMLNIVLVKFSTSGSENMN is encoded by the exons ATGGACACCAAGTTTATCGCAGCATACGAGCCTCAAGGCACTACGCCAGACTTCAGACTCGTAAACGGGTCCGTGCGGGCAATTCATCCCAGTGAACTGCTTATTCGAGTCGTCGCTACTGGTATTTGTCACACTGACCTTATCTTTGCCACTTGGCCTGCCGACCAGATCCCATACCCCAAAGTACTAGGACATGAGG GTGCTGGTGTTGTAGTGGAAGCAGGGCCTGGGGTAACCAAAGCTCGCCCAGGTGACTTTGTCCTTCTCTCCTTTCACAATTGCAAAGACTGCTATGACTGCAAAGAGGGCCATCCGTCTTTTTGCAGCAAGTTCGTTGAGGTCAATTATGGCGGCGAGGATGCAACATATACCGCAGAGGGTACCAATTTGCGTGGCAACTTTTTCGGGCAGTCGTCCTTTGCTGAACTGGCAGTTGTCAAGGAAACATCTGTTGTAAATGtgaccaacatcatcaaaaCTGAAGAGGAGTTGAAGTTATTCGCACCGCTTGGTTGTGGATTTCAGACTGGTGCGGCGACGGTTGAGAACGTTGCCAGAGCAAATGAGAAAGACAGAGTCGCAGTCCTaggtcttggtggtgtcgGATTAGTTTCTATAATG ACGGCAAAGATGCTGGCCTGCAGGACTATAATTGGCATTGATCGCGTACCTGAGAGACTGGAATTGGCCAAGGCCCTTGGAGCGACTCATGTAATCAACACAGCCGATGAGAACATTGACATAAAAGACGAGATCCAAAGAGTCACTGATGGAAAAGGCTCTAGCATAACGATTGACACGACAGGGAACATGGGCCTCATCAAAGCAGGTCTAGAGTTTACTGCCAACAGAGGTCAACTGATCTTTGTTGGAGTACCACCACTCGATGCCATGAtggatcttcatcttgtcacATTCATGCAG ACCGGGAAAGTCATTCGAGGAACTATTGAAGGTGATGCTGTCCCTGCCGAG TATCTACCCCGAATGGTACAATGGTATCGGGAAGGCAAGCTACCAATCAATAAGCTGATCAGCTTTTACAAG TTATCTTGGATCGACTATAACTTTCTGAAATTGCAGCTACGGTTACATTTAGGGATGCAACTCAGAGTATTAACCGATCAGGTCTCAGGTGGAATGCTCAACATAGTTCTCGTCAAGTTCTCTACTAGTGGCTCTGAAAACATGAATTGA
- a CDS encoding Aldehyde/histidinol dehydrogenase, with protein sequence MAVTTYLENMDFSTFSNIINGQARGTAVTRHGINPSTCEALPPCPVSTQADVEDAVQAARSAFKTWKMTPIEVRKEKIKGLAAALLAQKAEFARLLIAEQGKPTMFADHEIIRGAHWLTGTCELGMPVDEVDNDPERRIFTRYVPLGVVVGIVPWNYPIMLLCGKLGPALMAGNCIIVKPSPFTPYCGIKIVELAQRFFPPGVVQVLSGGDDLGPMLTAHPGIDKISFTGSTATGKKVMESASKNLTRVTLELGGNDAAIVCADADIENAASQIAVAAFMNAGQICIAVKRIYVHQDIYETFKASFIKHVLQLKVGDGFADGTFMGPVQNELQFERVKVHLDEIAKNNYAVLKGGDMSEGLQKGFFIQPTVVDNPPDDSKIVTEEPFGPVVPLLKWSGVDEVLFRVNSSDMGLGASVWTADEELGMRIADGLDVGSVWFNEHLAIEPTATFGGHKNSGLGREWGVDGLRGYCNSKTYFIKRTK encoded by the exons ATGGCTGTTACTACTTATCTGGAGAACATGGATTTCTCAACCTTTTCCAACATTATCAATGGCCAAGCCAGAGGTACTGCGGTCACACGACATGGTATCAACCCTTCAACATGCGAGGCGTTGCCACCCTGTCCTGTGTCAACCCAAGCAGacgttgaagatgctgtACAAGCAGCCCGCTCTGCATTCAAAACTTGGAAAATGACGCCGATTGAGGTTCGGAAGGAGAAGATTAAGGGCTTGGCAGCTGCGCTGTTGGCACAGAAAGCAGAATTCGCGCGTCTGCTTATAGCGGAGCAGGGAAAGCCT ACTATGTTTGCCGACCATGAGATTATCCGTGGAGCTCACTGGCTTACTGGGACGTGCGAGCTTGGTATGCCCGTGGACGAGGTTGACAACGACCCAGAGAGACGCATCTTCACTCGTTATGTCCCTCTGGGAGTGGTTGTTGGAATAGTCCCATGGAATT ATCCCATTATGCTTCTGTGCGGAAAGCTTGGTCCAGCACTGATGGCAGGCAACTGTATCATCGTCAAGCCTTCTCCCTTCACACCCTACTGTGGTATTAAAATAGTCGAGCTTGCACAGCGATTCTTCCCACCTGGCGTAGTACAGGTCTTAAGCGGAGGCGATGATCTAGGTCCCATGTTGACGGCTCACCCAGGCATTGACAAGATCAGCTTTACTGGCTCGACAGCTACGGGTAAGAAGGTCATGGAGAGCGCCAGCAAGAATTTGACCAGAGTTACGCTGGAGCT CGGAGGAAACGATGCTGCGATTGTCTGTGCAGATGCAGACATAGAGAATGCCGCTTCACAAATCGCAGTGGCCGCATTTATGAACGCAGGCCAGATCTGTATTGCTGTCAAGCGCATTTATGTGCATCAAGACATATATGAGACTTTCAAGGCCTCTTTCATCAAGCATGTATTGCAGCTCAAAGTCGGCGACGGATTCGCAGATGGTACCTTCATGGGACCAGTTCAGAACGAACTCCAATTTGAGCGTGTCAAGGTACACCTCGATGAAATAGCAAAAAACAATTATGCTGTGTTGAAGGGCGGAGACATGTCAGAGGGTTTGCAGAAAGGGTTCTTTATCCAACCTACCGTTGTGGATAACCCGCCGGATGATAGCAAAATCGTCACCGAAGAGCCCTTTGGGCCAGTGGTGCCTTTGCTGAAGTGGTCTGGAGTAGACGAGGTCTTGTTTCGTGTTAACTCAAGTGACATGGGCTTGGGAGCTTCAGTTTGGACGGCTGATGAAGAGCTTGGGATGCGCATCGCTGATGGACTTGATGTTGGCAGTGTTTGGTTCAACGAGCATCTAGCTATTGAGCCTACAGCTACCTTTGGGGGTCACAAAAACAGTGGCTTAGGACGCGAATGGGGTGTTGATGGACTGCGAGGCTATTGCAACTCTAAGACATATTTTATTAAGAGAACCAAGTAG